In Pyxicephalus adspersus chromosome 10, UCB_Pads_2.0, whole genome shotgun sequence, the DNA window ATTTAGTAAGGCATCactaattgtttaaaaaattttatgtATAATTCAGTAGCCAGATTAGTAAAAGAATATTCGGTTGTTTTGGGACACTGCGCACCTatgcttttctgaaaaaaagcctgctagctttatatatataactgttttatgtaaaacaaacatgTTACCAGTACATTCATACCATACCATATCTGACCCGGGCTTGAATACAtggaaagtttaaaaatattttattatcactttatCAGCACAGAATAAATAGCAGTGGACAAAATGCTTTATCGGTGATATTTTTGTTGATGGACAATGTTACAGTTCCAAACTGCATTTGTCTTTATCTGCatctgaatattaaaaatattacatattactatATTGTATTGTTGCTAATTGTACTTGTTATTGATTGGACTATGTGCGTAAATTAAGATTTGCTCTGCTCTGCCAGTGGCTGGAACCAGCAGATCACATTCAAGGgcctatattattaaatatatactctGTCCCAAAGGGATTTTGGTACATTCAAACAATATTTAGAAATGAGAATGTCTTTGCTCTGTGTTATATATAATTTACTGAATAATTTACATTGAGCATTTGtgtattgtgtaatattaatcaAGCACATAGAATTATGAGTGCCCGAGTTCATTgtgacctaattgcatttatgtgACAATGAGCCCAATTTATTGCAAATCCTACACCATGTAAGCCTATTCACAAACCTGTTTCCTACCTTCGCTTTtagtttataaaatacaatttaatgtaagaataaaaaaaaatcttgtgaatTTTATAAGTCTTGACATGACTGGAAAACTGGTTATAAAGTGCTATGCACATAATGCATGCAAGTACTTCTGCATTTGTATTACATACCAGTGTTGTAATGTGCattgactgctttttttttttttttttgcctagtaATGAAAACAATGTCAAAACATAGCTAAGGAATGATGTGCAGGTACACTAAGCAAAGtattagtaaatcaggcccactacaCATATCCACCGAGCAGGAAAACTAAAAATGACTGCAAATTACTTGTTTGCTTCCATATTATGcatgaaaagacatttttttatcagtaaacatAAAAATGGACACTCTATAGTGGTAAATACAGCTCCCTAAAAGATTccacaaataaacaaaattggtgataaaaaaaaactaacactttttgttttgcatttattatagctccacattttctttcttctattttgtTCCATAGCataattgcaaatattttcaaactaaatatgtaattggggaaaaaaaggcaATGTATATGTGGAAATTGTTCTCTTGACAGGGCAGCACAGTTAGCTCTCCGGTTAACACTCTCACCTTTGAAGCACTAGGTTACAGGTTTGAATCCctgccaggactctatctgcaaggagtttgttctccctgtgtctccatgggtttcctcccacatccctttgaggaacagttagtgatatgacaataaactttgtaaagccctgtgtaatatgttggcacatcAAGATTTATTACTTTTGCACATATTAGACTAATCTACATGGACATGCTAAGTTCAACTGGAAATTTGCTTACCATAAAAGATAATAGTTGCCAGATTTGGAAGATTTATTAACTGATTTGATTGTTTGTCTCTATTTAATATGTGGTACTGCTCTGTCCTACAACCAAAGTATTGTAATGCAATGACGCAATACTTGtttgtactaataataatatgtatagagaacaacatgaaatgtattataatacaCACTCTACATTACCCCTTTAATAACCTGCTACTTTTAAAACATGTTGATCAGTATCccatacaaatttgttttattagcacCATGTGTAATGCTTGATACctttaattgtttttcatttgcaCTTAATAAGACCAAACAATAACAAGTACAGCAAACATGGTTTTGTAAATTACTACATACAAGTACATTGTGACATTTTATGTGTTCATAGCCACTTTTGGGTTTTTTGATATTCATAAGGTTGCTTCTATAGCAAAATCATCTATATCTCCAATTGAAATAATATCTGAACTCCTTGTCCTGCTTGAATTTCTATCAATGATTTGTGGAGTGGGTGTCATGTTCTGGTTACATGAATCACAGTCAATAGACTGCTGCAATTTTAAACAGCCATCTTCTGCTTCATGCCATGACCCTGACTTCTCTCCAATATACAAACCATCATGATTTACCATTTGTGGTGCTCTCTTCAGTGATGCTATGGATGTAACGGGTACCGGAGCAAGCCCTTCATACAGCATAAATGGACTGTTTGACATTTCCTGTGTTGGAGTTGATCTTTGTGAAGGAGGTAAGGACATTTGCAGGTATTTTCCTGTTTCTGGGTCAAAAAAGGTTTTGATTCGAAAATGGACAGGAATGTCCACTACAAAGTACTGTCCAGATTCAGGGTCCTGCAAAAGTTTGCGTTGAGTAATTGGGAGGGATGAGGTTGAATTTTCTGAAACTGACTCATCTGGCTGTAGTGTTCTTAATATGCCAGAGCCCACTTTAAAATTTGGTTGTGGATTATCTAAAGATGGTGTGATATTGGTAGGAGCTGGGACATCCAGAACAAAATCAGACTCTTGAAAATCTTCTTCATATGTCTTTAAAGGGAGATCACTTTTCCTTCGTTTTTTGGTCAGACGCTTGGCGCGACGTAGAGCTTTCTCAGATTTGGGAGGAACCGTTGGTGGTTTTGCAGCATGAGTTTTTTTTGGTGAGTTTACACATGGTGATTTTTCCTGTGGCTGCTTAAAGCACTCACTAATTTTGGTCTCCGAATTACCAGCCGGAGTAGGAACTATATTCATCACATCATGGTTGAAGATGTTAGGCTTTCCACTTATTGGATTTACATATGTTAATGGTGGGCTTGGAATACCATCAAGTGCAGAAAGAGCTGTAGTAAAACCCGAGCTTTGTGTATTCACAGACATGGGGCTGGCTACCATGGAGCAAATAATGCTTTCTGACATGGGGCTGGTAATAGTAGAACAGGCAATATCTTCTGAAAAGGATATAGCATCTTCAAACTGTAGTAGCCCATTGTCAAGTggagaaaaaattgtatttgcacTGTCAAGAAGTGGAGAGCTTGCATTTTCTCCATTTACCAAGTTGTTTATGGCGTCACTTCCATGGTGCCCAAGCAACGTATTACATTCAGGTGAAAGTCCAGTCACCTCTGAAACACAAGTTTCAACTGGATGAAAAAATGGCTCATCAAGCATTAGCAATTTTTTATTGGAGCTTTTATTCACTAAACCTGCAGTCTCCCCCTTATTTTTACTCCAGTTAGGGGACGTGCAGGCAGGCTTTTCCCATAGCTCCTGGATTTCTCTTTCTTCATGTTTCTTTAATTGCCTATATTGTATGTTGTTGTGATCTGAAGACTCCAATTTGGGTTGCATAGCTactgttttttcttccttataTTCTGCCATATTTCCTGTGTTACCGAGGTCTATTTCGGCATATCTGTTTTTCCATGTACTATCTCTTGTTACTCTAAAATCTTCTTTCCCTATTGGAAAGCTATAGTCAACTGTTTTGTGGAAAATTAAGCAGTCTTCTGAAAGGCTTCTTAACAGAGGCCTCACTGATTTTGTAACAGAAGAGGATttaattttattgtcttttatgttaaataaatttgGTTTGAACTGAATAATGCTAGATGGTCTTTTAATTTCCTCTGTATTTGTACTTTCTTTACCTTGCTTTTCACTTACTAATGGCTCTTTCTTATCTACTTTCtcatcattcttttcttttagtatttCATGCTGTACTTTGCCCTTTACTATATTGTCATTGCTGACAGCATAATACTGCAAATCATCCTTTAGGctatcattttttatcttttgttttccaCTTGTATCATCTTCTTCTGAACACTGATATACTCTCTCTGGGAATACAGACTGCAATGTGtccttttgtgcattttttacatctgtttctAAAACATAATTTCTTGTCAAGGGGAGCATATCTGATGGTTCCTCTCGCTTGCTTTCAGGTTCAATGTTTTCTTCTTGCAAAGGAAATGTATCTCTCTTTTGTTTCCAAATTTGTTCAATATGTGTACCCTGTTTTTGTTCCACTTGTAAACTTGTATCCTCTTTGGGATATGGATTCAGTATAGGATAGTCTACATTTTGTCCCAGGTTATGTTCGGTAGGACTGAGATGGGAAGTTATGCATTTTTCTTGAATATTTACATCTGTGTTGACATATTCTGTAGTACTTTCTGCATTTTCAAATACTTTACATGATATTGGTTGTGATGGGTAACTCAAACATAAATAGTTATCAGAAGTATTTCCAAGATAATCTTGTTTATCCTCTATGTCTTTTGTTAGCCTTGGTACAGATTTCTGTTCGGTGTTACTTACGTTTTCAATTTCTAACACCTGTTTACTTGTTTCCATCAAAGGAATACCATTAGTTAAAACCTCTTGTATCCTGCTATCTGTGATTTGATTATTTTCATAACCACTACGAACATTTGATGATGGATTATATGTGCTCTTTACTCTCTTTCTCATGTCTTTCAGATTGAATAGTAAACTTGTAGCTTTTGATTTATATTCATTTCTCTTACGATACAGACTAATTTCACTTTGGTCCTGATCATTAGGTGTTATTGTATCAGCAGGAAGAGGAGTTAAAGCCATTGGCTGCTCCTCTAGTGCttcatgtatgttttttcttattattaaagGAGTTAAAAGATTTGTAATATTAAAAGACGATCCACTAGGTTTTTCTTCAAAGAAACACTCTTCCATTGCAGTCATGTTGTCCTGTTCTGTAGGTAATTCCTTTATGCTTTTTTTGACCAACGTATCTTCCTGTACAGTCTTATGAACCTGCATTCTTCTCCATGGAGGTGCATGAGTGTTGCTATTTAAATAGAGATCTGACTCATGTAGTTTTTCTTGTAGTGTACTTGACAAACATTCTAGAGATGCCTCATTTgaatcttttaaattaaaacttttctctGATAAATGATTAGGAACCACATCTTTAACTGACTCTTTTTCTATctgttgtattattgtttttattcttccaGTTGGTAGTATTGGCATAGTAGGTGGTTTGATGTCGTCTTCTTTGGCCGGGGCTTCTAGTTCCCTTACCTCTTTCAGtggatctaatttttttttaacattctcatTTTGTTTTGGTAAATTATGTGATATTTCAGATACTGTTTCTTTCTCTTGATTTGTGTTTGATGCCTGCTTATATTTTTTAGGAGATTTAGATTTGGCTAAAATTTTAAGTTGCTCTTTAGGTGACTGATATCCTAAATCTACTTGCATATCTTCTAATTGGATCTTATTGTCTGCATAAACTTTTGGTACCCTGTGACTTGATTCTCTACTTTGTTTTGTCATTCGTTTGTTGGGAAGTGGAGGAACTGTCCTTAACATTTGAACAGTATCAAAGCTGTTAGAGAGTGTTGATGCAGGTGAAGTCCAGCCTACCTCATGTCCTGCATCCCTTGCTCTTACTCCAGGTGTTGTCCTTTGAAGTAAAGGAGAGCATGGTGTTGCTGTTCTTAGGATAGGAGGTGTTCCAGGGACTGAACTGTCACTATCAGCACATCCAGTGTGTCTCCTATTAATATCATTCCATGATCTAAATGCACTATTTTCACTGTGGAGGAAGGCCATTCTTTTCAAAGACTCTTTTTgatttagcaatttttttgaTGGATTTGGTAAAGGTGAACCAAGAGAACACGGTGATACAGACAGCCTGGAACATATTTCTGCCTGAGACTCCAAAAATACTTCTCTGGCTGTGCGCCTGTGTAATTTAGGACTTTTATTTATATCTTCTGGATTGATAGATTCTAAATCTTCATTGTTCACATTGCTGTGTTCTACTTTCTGACATATTTCCTCCATATTTTTTGTGGCTCTTTGAACAGTTTTAGAGAGGGAGAACTCATCTGGTTCTtgtctttcattttcaatattatcAAAGCTTCTAATCAAAGATGATACTTTGGAGCATGGTATATACTCTGTTGGCTTAGGAGCACATAGCTTGTTGATGTTGTTCTTTGGAACTATCATTCCATCTTTTGCACAGTTTAGTACTGGTTGGAATGTTGGAGCCCACTTTGCACGCTGTCGTGAAATAGTAGGTAGCTGTGCCAAGGGTTGAGTCTTTCTTACTGAAAGGTTAAAAATACCCAGGTGGTATTTTGTGGAAAGTGGCATTCCATTAATAGGGGAAGGTATGTGAGGAACATCATTCAAAGGTTCTTCTTCAGCAACACACAAACTTCTAAAAGCTCGATCAGTGAAACTGCTTACTTCTCTGTCTGTATCATCCATTACACCCACACTGCTTCCAGCAAGGCCATCTGCATGTCTTCTGTGCTTCTTGTAACGTAGCATGTGTATAGCATATATAGATAGGGATATGCAAAACAGTTCTTAGACTCACACAAGGTACAATCTGTGAACAGAAAAGTAACAGTTTAAATTTAAGTTTAAGgccattaaatatttcaaattactaCAGCATAATACTGCAGGGTTTGTACATCTATAAGATGGAATTTTGAatttaataaatggaaattttGACACATTTTTTCCCATCCCAAATACCAAGGATATATAGagtagtatatttatataaagtgatgaatttaccaaaacatttactACAGGTAAATCAAAGCATTCAAagcactttaaatttaaaacacatacacacaccaggAAGATTTGCCTGCAGGAATATTCAGTAATTGTCACATTCGTAAATATTTAGTATCTAAAGCTTGGATTGCCAAAGAAACTAGTATATGACATGTATGGagtatgcataaaaataaaaccttaataaCACACCGAacaattatttaatgtatttgtaaacttcctaattattttaaaagtactttttggCACCTTCACCTAGCGGTGcatagggataagcgagcgagaTTTATAAATTCAATCTCGCATCGTatcaggcctttctcacttaccaaacatttaagcgagaacagccttgtgattcgccctgaggtcgtgttctcaccgaacaaacgagggaaaaagaAGGAGACGGGAACGCCCACTTTTTTcggctcccaggatgcacagtaAGGCCCAGCATCCTAATCAGGAGAAATCTGAGCACACGCATATATACActgaatgagggaggggttagtcactccaccttgtgttctgtgtgaaggatagaagcagggagagatgtgcattgtgacagggacaggttaggagccttctgtatatctgtatatttatacagATAGAGCAGTTTTTtatgctacctggtcctatgtaagccagtttgctacagaaaattttttgtcctgctctcaaaaaaatacagatattcagtcttgctatttactaaagaagagcatttggtaaaaaaaaattctgtcctactatataaaaaatgcagatatttcagtgtttgataccccttgctattttaccaaagaagagtgtTTGGTAAAAACTACATTTCTatactactatataaaaaatacatatttttcagtctttgatttcttttgctatttaccaaaaaaaagcgtttggtaaaaaaaaaaattctgtcctactatataaaaaatacagatatttcagtgttcgatacctcttgctatttaccaaaaaagagggtttggtaaaaaaaaaattctgttctactatataaaaaatacatatgtttcagtgtttgataccttttgctatttaccaaagaagagcgtttgttaaaaatcaaatttctttcctactatataaaaaaataaatttttcagtctttgatacctcttgctatttactaaagaagagcgtttggtaaaaaaaaaaaatcctatttaccaaagaaaccatttggtagaggtgcatttttgcccgaataagtaaaagatgatcTGTAGACACAGGGGAAGGGGTGgtgttgggcgacctgccgcatctggcagggggcatactcccagGGAGTCCTCCACTGTAGGACAGCCGCAAACTGTTggaagcagcagcacaagtggtcaaacaggtctgaaatggtgtggagcaccagtacgctggtggatgtattgagagggtggaatacaaccatacagccacatcatgtggagagtattgtggactgggtctcaagtgcagcaggctcttctgcagcagcagcagcaaccagcacagccgtgacaagAGCATAGACAGGAGTTAGCATAGCTAATGTGCCTGTACTTCCtaatgactctcccttgtttgacgaacagcctgaggatctgcaaatttcagagcaggaggcagactttggaacccttggagagtgtggtcagcatttgctgggtgagggttctggatcagtggctgcatttgcagatgttggctcagatgaaaatgaggatgatgatgaccgtgatgatATCTAGGAACCACTGGTGCatgggctagcagcagttctgaaacaggcctgtgcgtagcaatctgcatttTGTGccacagaggacaggccggatcacatttgggtacaacatccctgctttcccacatgcgcaagaaccacaaaccaaagtgggagcagta includes these proteins:
- the C10H10orf71 gene encoding cardiac-enriched FHL2-interacting protein; this encodes MLRYKKHRRHADGLAGSSVGVMDDTDREVSSFTDRAFRSLCVAEEEPLNDVPHIPSPINGMPLSTKYHLGIFNLSVRKTQPLAQLPTISRQRAKWAPTFQPVLNCAKDGMIVPKNNINKLCAPKPTEYIPCSKVSSLIRSFDNIENERQEPDEFSLSKTVQRATKNMEEICQKVEHSNVNNEDLESINPEDINKSPKLHRRTAREVFLESQAEICSRLSVSPCSLGSPLPNPSKKLLNQKESLKRMAFLHSENSAFRSWNDINRRHTGCADSDSSVPGTPPILRTATPCSPLLQRTTPGVRARDAGHEVGWTSPASTLSNSFDTVQMLRTVPPLPNKRMTKQSRESSHRVPKVYADNKIQLEDMQVDLGYQSPKEQLKILAKSKSPKKYKQASNTNQEKETVSEISHNLPKQNENVKKKLDPLKEVRELEAPAKEDDIKPPTMPILPTGRIKTIIQQIEKESVKDVVPNHLSEKSFNLKDSNEASLECLSSTLQEKLHESDLYLNSNTHAPPWRRMQVHKTVQEDTLVKKSIKELPTEQDNMTAMEECFFEEKPSGSSFNITNLLTPLIIRKNIHEALEEQPMALTPLPADTITPNDQDQSEISLYRKRNEYKSKATSLLFNLKDMRKRVKSTYNPSSNVRSGYENNQITDSRIQEVLTNGIPLMETSKQVLEIENVSNTEQKSVPRLTKDIEDKQDYLGNTSDNYLCLSYPSQPISCKVFENAESTTEYVNTDVNIQEKCITSHLSPTEHNLGQNVDYPILNPYPKEDTSLQVEQKQGTHIEQIWKQKRDTFPLQEENIEPESKREEPSDMLPLTRNYVLETDVKNAQKDTLQSVFPERVYQCSEEDDTSGKQKIKNDSLKDDLQYYAVSNDNIVKGKVQHEILKEKNDEKVDKKEPLVSEKQGKESTNTEEIKRPSSIIQFKPNLFNIKDNKIKSSSVTKSVRPLLRSLSEDCLIFHKTVDYSFPIGKEDFRVTRDSTWKNRYAEIDLGNTGNMAEYKEEKTVAMQPKLESSDHNNIQYRQLKKHEEREIQELWEKPACTSPNWSKNKGETAGLVNKSSNKKLLMLDEPFFHPVETCVSEVTGLSPECNTLLGHHGSDAINNLVNGENASSPLLDSANTIFSPLDNGLLQFEDAISFSEDIACSTITSPMSESIICSMVASPMSVNTQSSGFTTALSALDGIPSPPLTYVNPISGKPNIFNHDVMNIVPTPAGNSETKISECFKQPQEKSPCVNSPKKTHAAKPPTVPPKSEKALRRAKRLTKKRRKSDLPLKTYEEDFQESDFVLDVPAPTNITPSLDNPQPNFKVGSGILRTLQPDESVSENSTSSLPITQRKLLQDPESGQYFVVDIPVHFRIKTFFDPETGKYLQMSLPPSQRSTPTQEMSNSPFMLYEGLAPVPVTSIASLKRAPQMVNHDGLYIGEKSGSWHEAEDGCLKLQQSIDCDSCNQNMTPTPQIIDRNSSRTRSSDIISIGDIDDFAIEATL